TCAGCAAGAGGCAATCAAGCAGTTAAAATCCGGCAAGCCTTAAAGTGGTAAAGAGGGAGTAATAACGCCGCTAATAAAACGGATTCTTGAGGCGGCGTTGGAAGGTGAGTTAGAAAACCACTTGAGTGATGAAAGAGAATCAGGCGGGAGAAACAGGAAAAACGGGTCAACATGCAAAACAGTGAAGACAGATCAAATAGCGTTTGAATTGGAGACTCCGAGGGATCGCAATAGTAGTTTTGAGCCTGAGATAGTGAAAAAGAGGCAGACCTATCCTGGTGACGCACTGGAGAGCAAAATCATATCCCTGTACGGTTTTGGGATGAGTTATAACGATATATCCAAGCATATAGAGGAACTTTATGGGATAGAGGTATCCCCAGCGAGTTTAAGTTCAATAACCGACAAAATAATCCCTGTAATAAAAGAGTGGCAAAGCAGAGCGCTTGAGGGAGTATATCCATTTGTCTGGATGGATGCAATTCATTATAAAGTAAGGGAGGACGGCCGAGTATGTCAAAAGGCTGCATATACGCTTCTTGGCATAAATCAGCGTGGATTAAAAGAAGCACTCGGTATCTATATATCCGAAAGCGAAGGAGCTAACTTCTGGCTTCAGGTGCTAAGTGATTTATCCAACAGGGGCGTAAAGGATATTTTGA
The Nitrospirota bacterium genome window above contains:
- a CDS encoding transposase, with product MTPLIKRILEAALEGELENHLSDERESGGRNRKNGSTCKTVKTDQIAFELETPRDRNSSFEPEIVKKRQTYPGDALESKIISLYGFGMSYNDISKHIEELYGIEVSPASLSSITDKIIPVIKEWQSRALEGVYPFVWMDAIHYKVREDGRVCQKAAYTLLGINQRGLKEALGIYISESEGANFWLQVLSDLSNRGVKDIL